Below is a genomic region from Ziziphus jujuba cultivar Dongzao chromosome 7, ASM3175591v1.
ACTGGGATGATCATGGCCATTTCAGAGGAAGCTTTTCAATTCAATGAGTTACCAAAGAAAATGGGCATTGCATTAGCCAAAAAAGTAAgcttttatacaatattttgaATGAAGAATATTATAGAATTTATGAATCAAAAAAATCACACCTGTATTGTCCAGAAAGTAAAGAATGGAATTacacacaaaaagaaaattgtcaaaGACTGTAATATGAtcgaaaaactaataataatacagAACCAAAGAATGCACAACACATTTCCATCTTTTCTCCTTTGCTGCAGTTTTCAGTAGCTAGTGTAATCTTCTTTCTTCCAGACACCACCTCTAAACCCAATATCATCAATTGGAAAAGCTGCCAACTCTGGACACCAGCTTGCATTCAAAATTCTTAATGATGGCATAACTTGTTGGATCATAGACCATTCTTCTTTTAAATCAGATAGATTTTCCAACATCAAACCCTCAATTCTCCAAACATTATTATCATTCCCCCAAAAGCTTTCATTCATCTGTGCAAGATCCCCAGAGGAGATTGAAAGATACCTTAACATAGGAAGTGAAATAGGATTGAGCCAAGTAGGACTAACCTTTCCCATGTAAAAGTGAAGACTTAGCTCATGGAGTTGTCTTGGAGGAGAGAGTTTATCAAGCTTGGTTGGGAGATCTTGATCATTAATATCAAAGCAACTAATTGATAGATGTTGCAACTCTTGTAGATTTACCAATGCATCAATCTCTGTATTTTCAATCTCATTCCCTTCACTTAATTGAAGGCCAAGCTTCTTGAGTGCATTTAAATTCCGCAGCTCACCAATCCGACAGCCTTCTATTTGGCTTGATTTGGCGGGTTTGAAGCCCAAGAGCACTTCAAGTTGTGAAAGTCTTCCCAAGCCTTTGGGCAAATATTCCAAAGAACCACAGTGACTTACATCTAAGACCCTCAGCTTCTTGAAGGTAACAATATAAGAGGGAAGTGTCTTTAGATTTTGACAATAGCTTACATCCAAAATCTGAAGGTTGTAAAGCTTCTCCAAAGAGGCTGGAAGTTGAACCAATGGATGAGTATTGCTTATGCTAAGGTAAGTCAAGTGCTGAAGACAACCAATATGGTTTAAAAGTCCTGAGAGAGGGGTTTCAAATATTGATCTAGAAAGATCCATTACCCGCAAATAACGAGACTCACAAAACTTCTTTGCAACATTTGGAGAAAGCCTGTTCACTTCACCAGTCTTAGTTGTGGATAACAATGCTCGCAGTTTTTGATTGTCCATAAAATGCTTGGGAACCATACTATTTTTGATACCTAGATGGCGACAATTTAAGTAGTCTACATTAAAAAATGCACTTTCTCGTGCAATTTTAATCACCAAATCACGAACCATATCATGAATTTTACAATTGTACATGGCTCCATAGTATGTCTTATCAACCACTTCCAACAAACATCGGTTTGTAAGTCCTGAAAAACAATCTTCAGCAGCTTCAACTGCTGATCTACCATTTCTTAATGGAAAAAACCCTTCTCCAATCCACCAATGGACCAATTGATCTTTTCCTATGATGCAATCCTCTGGATAGATGGACAAACAAAGGAAGCAAGACTTCAGATAAGTTGGGAGTTCATCATAACTCAATTGTAGTGAAGCCATAACAGAGTTACCACTTTCTCCTAATTCATCACTAAAATGCTCTGCAATGCGCCTCCATTCTGAATATTTTGGCTCCTTACAAAGCATGATTCCTCCAACTGCCTTAATTGCTAATGGAAGGCCTTTACACTTCTCAACAATCTCCTCTCCAACACTTTCTAGTTCCGGATAGTTGCAAATACCTCCTGTAGGTGCAAATGCAATCTTCCGAAATAGTAGCCAGCTATCATCCGTGCTGAGGCATTTGGGTCGATGAACTCTTGCTTCCTTCACTCTCATCTTTTGCGCAACCTCCTCAATCCTTGTAGTGATAATTATACTACTTCCATTGCCCTTGGGCAATCCTTCATAAATTCTATCCCACCAAGTAACATCCAGGCTCCACACATCATCCATCACAATCAAGTACCTCTTTCCCAAAAGATattgctttattttctttaacaaCTCACCTTTATCATCACCCACACTGGCATCGCCCAAGTTTCTCAACATGCTTCTCATAATTTCTTCCTCAGTGAATGTTTGAGAAACAGATACCCACATTCTTCTTTCAAAGTGCTCCTCCATTTCTCTGTGGTTAAATATTGTTTGAGCTATGGTTGTTTTTCCCAACCCACCCATTCCCACAACCCCAATTGCTAGTATGCCACGATCAGCTTCAAATATCCAATCCTTTATCTTCTTCGTATCACCTTCCAAGCCAACAACTTGGGTATGATCATACACATGGGAGCTCCATCTGGGCATTTGGTCGTATATTGTCCCTTCAGGTTGGTTTATAATTGACACTCCCAAATAAGATGAAATATTTCTCTTAATTTCAGaaattttctcattgatttCGATGAGCTGCTTCCCAGTTTGATACTGAAATGGAAGTCTTGAAGGATAGATACACGTTAACCAACCACCAGAAACTGGATCGTCCTCATTGGACTGAAGCTGACAATCTGCTAGTATGTCTTCAGCTTCATATATCAGTTCTCTTAAGACAACCATGACACCACGGAGGAGCTCATTTTTCCGCTTGACCCTCTCTGCTTCCTTAAGAAAGCCTTGCATTAATAGAAGCtcattttttaacttttcaaattGATCTCTGAAATGAATCAATATGCGGCTCTCATCTGCCAGAGCTTTTAGAAGTTTTTCCAACAATACATTTACTACAGCATCCACCATGTCGTTGCCTTACATAAATCAAATATGGAAAAGTCAAAGAATAAATAACCAATgttgaaaaatataaacaacTCAAACCCAATTTCATTTCTAAAGACACGAAAATTTTGATCTcacaaattggccaaaaaaattaaaaaacaaaaagctctCCAAATAGACCACCCTTTTCTCCCCTTACAAGATTCCCATGTCTCAAACAACATCCAAAATTgggtctcatatatatatatatatatatatatgtgtgtgtgtgtgtgtgtgtgtgtgtgtgataaaaagaaaacatatcCTACTAATGAATGAGATCTCTTTATGAGGTTTCCACTTTATCAACATTCGAGAGAAAAAAGAGTAGTAGAATTTTGAGTCAAGGGTATGAAGAACTTACAACTAACTTTTGGGTTTATTGGTTGTGGTGTTTGATTTGGTCTTTGTAAAGCCCCGGACTTGCAATGAATCGGATGAGCTGAGATGTAAGAGCAATCACTTAAAAGAGAAACGGAAACATGAGCTAGTAAAGCATCTAAACAAAGTAAGCAACTCACATAGAAATTAGGAAGATGAAATCAGCTCAAAATCTAAAAGAAacttagggatcaaggtgagaCTTACAAATCGTTTCTCTACCAGAGAGGAGGATCAGAGGAATTGCTGAGACACCTTTTAGTTTGCTGTAGTTGGCCTTGTAAATGTAAGAAGTTGAAATAGAAGTATGAAAGTGGAATCAGCGAAGAAAATTCACTCGCGGAGGCACGAGAAAGAGCAAGAAGATGAGGAAAACATTATTCTGCCATGGAATCTTTTTTTGTGTGGTCGTGATTTACAAAACCAACCTTGGTCTTACTCAAGATCAAGCGGATGAAGATTTCAATATGGAAGGGTAGTTTAGTATATTACATTTTAATCATTGGTCAAATGGTCAAACACAACCCAGATACCTAAGGACTTAAAGTCAACTATCTCCTAACACGGCTTGTTATGTGTGTGACTTGCAAGGATTCTTCCCCTTGCCTTCTTCGCTTGCCcagtctttttttcttctttatttttctttttgtttttagcatATTTGTATGGAAATTTATAACTTATTACCCAATAGAACAAAATTGATGTTTATTTTGCAACAGCAAAAGCAATTCATTTTGGTTATCCCTCAAGTTAGCAAGTCAAATTGTTAAATAAGAAATTTCATAATTTGAGTCCGAGAAATTGACAATCGAAGTGCATAAAATAGAAGCAAATGGTCAAATAAAATATGACAATTATAATTGAATGAAATTTGGTATGAGTAACTTTGTATAAATAGCCTCAAATTCTAGTATCTCCTCATAGAACTTTAAAAACTGTACTAGTCTGTGGAAAATCTTTCAGAAAAGTTTTGGTGAATTAACAagcatttttagttttgtttcaATGTAGAATTGTTCTCATGGAACAGAAGAATTACATTTAAACCTAAAGAGATAAAAACAATTGGAAAGaacaatatttaataattgataaaactAGAAACTACGTTTCGGGTCACAGCTTCACTTCAAAAACCTCCATTAGTATTAAAGTTGAACAGCCCCACAGCGACTGTCTGATAGACAACATGAATACTGACTCGTATGTACCATGTTTGCTTATTTTACTAACTAATCATATTAATAACTAGATCGGCTCCAACTtccatttatcattttattttgttactttttgCCTAAGCCTGCCAAATTCTCCAACCTTTTATATAATTCCTGAtacttcaaaattcaaatattgattTGGGATCCtatcattaaatttaaaattctttggttattattaaattataggtgttagtaaattataatttttgttcgTATTCCCAACAAATAGCATGCGACCCATGACCTTTTATATGAATACGCGTTTgtggttttttaatttaatcaattGTATTTTGTAGTCcaattgtataaaaaataataataataaaaataattatctatTTCAGATCataaaccaaaatatttcaaaattttaattagaattttctgTTTTCTCTATATCTAATATAATTGCATTATTATtcaaaagtgtatatatatatatatatatatatatatataaaattgcatTATTCTAATATTACTAATCTTTAATTTACTAATGTGATCTGAGaagattatttttctattaaaatgaAGAAGTAATATTTACTGTCATATAGTAAAAATATCATTGAAAACCGAATGGATTCAGAATTTGCAATTAATAACTTAAATACTTTTGGCGCATGAATCCAAATCTCTGAAAGGATCTTCTTCTGCCTCTCACAATTGGCCTCCTAAAGTTTCGCACAATTCTCTCAATTCTCTTAACGTTATTATCATCTATTTTTTGCCTCTTTGCAATTTGATTTTGAGGTTCAGTTGCTTCTCCTTCAACTCCACTCTTAGCACTCTCTTCAGCTTTCTTATTCTCATCGATCTCAATCTTCTTGCGTTTCAAGAAATTAACAAGTCCTGTAAGAGCAACATCCGCATCATCGTTCTTCATAAGCTCCTCTGCAATCTCAGCTGGGGTGACCTCCATGCTATCGACAATGGACTCAATTTCTCCACAGAGATGGTGCTGATTTCCATGAACACCCAGATAATTAGAGGCCAAGATCTTGAACCCATTGCTGGTGCAGTAGGACATGTTGATGTGCATATCCATTCGACCAGGACGCAACAATGCCGGGTCGAGACGATCTTTATGATTGGTGGTGAACACGATGACTCGCTCATCGCCACAGCTCGACCATAAACCATCAATGAAGTTCAATATTCCCGACAGTGTCAGCTACAAGAAATAcaacacaaaaatgcatacggAGAATCATACAAAACTTTTTATCTAATATTGGATGAAAAGTGAAAGGTGAAAtgatttttctcaattttttatattacttttatttgtAAGAATGGGAATCTCAATTCTCAACCCATCCTTATCAACTTACATGGATGGATTCCACTTCCAAATTCCAGCCAACCAAAAGTGCTGAAAAGCTCAAGAATGTAATATTACATATTTTGTGTTTTGTCCATGTATTCtttgtaccccaaaaaaaaacaaaaaaaaaaaaaaacatttcataAAAGCCAAGTTCTACAATGTAATGAGTGCCATCTAACCTAACCAATCTCAATTCACCCAGATAATGATCACATCTCCATCTCCATCTCCATCTCCATCtccatcttattattattttttattttttatttttttggggctaaattTCTCCATCCTATTAATCTAGTTCTTCTTGATGAATAATTCGAGCTTGATAAGAACTATGTTAAATCGTGTGTGTACTGAAGGTATGGTGCATAAAtgataaatcaatttattatttttatttcatttgtaGAGTATAAATGGACCCAATTTCGGTATAGACTATAAATGgacaccccaaaaaaaacaaaaaagttatgTAGTCAAAGGCCAAAAACgcaattaattaaacaaaggggcatattaattaatcagaatcaattaattaaagaaagaagacgaagaagaagggGATCATATTCATACTAACCCCGCTGTAGGAAGCATCAAAATGATCGTTGTCTTGCCGATTCTGCATCTCGATGCTGCAATCGATATCCTCGATGACTAAAATTGACCGATTGGTGGTAGACAACAAAACCCTCCTCAAATCCGAATTGCTGTATATACTCGTCAGCTCCAAGTCATAGATATCGAATTTCAAATAATTAGCCATGGCCGCAATCAAACTCGATTTCCCAGTACCAGGAGGACCATATAGCAAATATCCTCTTTTCCAAGCTTTCCCAACTTTCTTATAGAAATCTCTCCTCCTAACAAACCTATCCAAATCCTCCATAATCTCTTTCTTCAGCTCCGGCTCCATAGCCAAGGTGTCGAATGTCGCCGGATGTTCCAGATTCACGGAACCCCAGGTACCCTCATAATCATCGTCGCAGTATTTAGACAAAGACGGACAGTCTCTATTGTAAAGCTTCAAAACCTTGTCTTCCTGTTTAATGGCTTTCGCTCGGACCAACACGTAGGGCAAGTAGGACTCCATCACAACGTCTTTGAACTTCTTCTTGAAGGTGATGTTGAAGAATCGCTTCTCGCGGCTGTGGGTGTTCTTATCGGGTTCGGTGCAGACGAACCGCCACTTGATTCGGATGTTCTGGAATGTGTCTGTGACCTCCTGCCCCTTGTCGATGGAGAAGGTGAGGGACTTCTGCTTCGGGGTTTGGCTCACTCGGAGACGATCGGTCGAGGGGCTGATTTTGGTCCGGAGATAGACCTCGGCGGCGTCGAAGACCTGGTTTCGAGTCATGCTGCAATACTCGTCCACGAGCAGAGTGAGGTCGGAGGAGAGAGGATTGAAGAGGGAACGAAGGGCTAGGGAAAGGTAGACACGGAGCTCGTAGGGAACGATGTCGTTGACCATGGACCGAATCAGCATCATGGAGGCCGAGAATGAGGCATAGGCCGCGAACAGTGCCGACGGTGAGGTTGGAATATCTTTCAGAGAAAACATGGCTACCGGGTTTGGGCAACTCAGCAATTCGGAGATGAGTTGAGTCAATTCAAGTCGAGTCGCGGTGAGTTGGAAATTTTGGTGTATCCCAAgtatttataatgaataaatccTGTTTCGTCTAAGCTTTATAGACTTATCTGATGTCatgttttaaaaagtaaataaaggtGTCGGATTTATCCttctattaattattctttttttctttcacataatttaattttaaattactcatcaacattttttttaagtttttgaaattttaggtGGGCCggaaaataaaatctatatatttatatttatatttttatttaaaattattattaaataaatttattaattaaatatatttatgttcagaaatatataatttaatatttcaaatatatttaaatatgcgATCAAATAGTTTTAGATATAAACATTTTAAGTTTATTTAGAAATATactattgaatatttcaaatgtatttaaaatatacgatttaacattttaaatatatttagaaatatgtaattgaatatcttaaatatattcAGAATTATACAATAATCATCTTTAAGacgtttataattttaaaatcgaATATTTCAACGAATACATCTTTTCATTATTCAAAGTGTTCTAActctaaagaaaattttatataattttcataatcatcagtttctttcaaaaatattataaagagtTGTCGTAAAGTAGTGTTTGATTTGTAaatgatttatcaaaaaaaaaatgatttagttaagaatatatgaattatgaatattttaaatattaaaaatataaataataatatataaagaataatagtaattttaaaattgtgaaagaacttctcttattttttttatctttttttttttttttttaactttacaaATTTGATGTtaggaaatttgttttaattaattgtgattcttttttttattattattatgtttttctcCTAATGCtaaagcataaatatatttggtaTTTTACTCAAATATCTCGGCGCTGCTCTACCACTTTCCTATTATAAAGGTTTTATGATGAATAAGATTTTATAAGGCGAAAGGAAAGTATGGGTGTCATAagtcagcttttttttttttggtcactgCAAGTTATATTAATTCTCAGTAAATCCAGAGCGATTTTGAGTGTAGGTTGTGATAACCCTGGCCATACCTCCGTGGAGTTCTCCCTCATTCTTTCTTTCGTGCAATGGAAGAGCGTACCCAGTGGCAACAGATTAGTAATGCTTTACAATTGGAACTAGTAGTCGATGCAGACAATGCTACACGACTATCCAAAATACTGTTTGGTTGGGAAGATTATGTCTGAGAAGCATTTCAAGGTCAATGTGGTTTAATCTATCATTCGGAGTGTCTGGTTCACTAATGATCTGGTAAGAGTTGAACCTCTGCgaccaaatatttttcttttttgtttcaaatcagAGGCTGATATAACTAGGATCTGGAAGAAGCGACCCTGGTCCATAGACGGTGCTCACTTAGTCCTCCGAGAGTGGAAGCCGAAGCTATCTTTTGAAGATCTTAATTTCACTTTCTCATCTTTTTTAGTCCAAATCCATGGACTCCCTCTACAGTTTATGAATAGGGAAAATGCAATTACGATTGGAGGCTTATTCCAAAAAGTCTTGCATTGTGAATACTCTTCTAGAGTTAATGTCATAGGGATGAAGTATATGCGATTACAAGTTGAAGTTGATATTACTAAGCCCCTTCTGACGGGTTTCTTTCATAAGATTGGTAGTGGAGGAACTTGGATACAGTTCGCTTATGAATGACTAGCGGAATTTTGTTATGTGTGTGGGCGCATTGGTCATGGAAAAAGTTCATGTCAATTCTCAAATATAGCCATACCCAGCACAGAATCGAGTCAGTATGGCCCTTGGATACGGGCTGAGATGAATGAATTCGCCATTGTCCGTGAAGGACACTTTTTGAGGCTGGTCGAAGTACCAAGGGGAGAGTTGGATGACTCCTTATCGGATGAAATCAATCGAGATGTTCGAGTAGAGAAGGATGAAAATAACAATGAAGGCAAAATTTCAGATGAGTCAACATTTGTTTCCAAGAAGGAGGGTGAGTCGAATCAGGCGAGTTCAGCTGTAGGTGAGCCTACTCTAGATCTACAGGGTGAGGGAAAAGGCTATATGAAAGAACCAGTGGCGGACCAACACGTGGCTAAACTTTACAGGCATGTGGATCAGATGTAGGAGTATTCTGTCACATCCATTCAGAATTCAAACGTTACTGTGTTAGGGAAGGATTTTGATTTAAACAAAAGCCAGGCTGTTTCCCTCCCTTTTTCCATAGGGGCCAAAAAGCATGTTGGGCTAGATTTGGGCCCGGGAGCTGAGCCTCAAGTGATGGACTTAGAAGAACATAGAATCGCGAGCCCACCTCTCAACCTCCCAGGTCTTGTAACAGGCAAACAAGCTGGGAAAAGAAAACGAGAAGCCCACAGGTCACCTTGCGAAATCTCATACACTCGGAAAAGGGCTGGGCTTCTTATTCAAGATGTTGCGGATACAACTAGAACATGTAACGAATTAAACAACATGGCCCAATCAGAGAGACATGCAAAACTAGAATAAGGAATTCCTCTTTCTTCCCAAAGTGGTGGTTTTAACCAGGTAGGTACACTTTCACTTTCAcccaaaactaaaattaaagctTTAGCAAGGAGAGGCCGGAAGCCGGGAAGTATTTTGGGACAGAATGTGCAGTCAAGCGAGTTGTTAGATTCGGGTAACATCATGGCTGACAAGGCGGGCTTTACCAAGCCCCCCACCTCATCATGAATGTTATTTCATGGAACTGCCGAGATCTGGGTTGAGCCTCGGCAGTGCGAGGGTTGAAAAGCCTCATTAAAAATTTTGTCCCGATGGGGTTATTTCTTATGGAAACTAAGTTTGATTTTAGTAGAATGTATAAAATAGCTAAATTTTTACCTTTTGAATATGCTGAGTTCGTGGAAGCTAACTGGAGAGTAGGAGGTTTAGCACTTCTTTGGAGCTCCGAAGTTGATTGGCAGGTCACATATAAATCTGATTGGATTATTGGTGTTAATACTACTCTCCATAATGGGTTAGTATGTAGTTGTTGGTTTTGCTATTGCCCAGCCCGGAGAAGTTTAAAAGGGAGTTTTTGGGAACAGCTTGCCAACGTAGTTCGATGAGGTAGCAGTATCTGGATGTGCATGGgagattttaatgatattattgGCCAAGAAGAAAAATTGGGAGGACGGAAGGTGACCAGGAAGTCGCACGTTTTTCTAAA
It encodes:
- the LOC107424688 gene encoding disease resistance RPP13-like protein 4; this encodes MVDAVVNVLLEKLLKALADESRILIHFRDQFEKLKNELLLMQGFLKEAERVKRKNELLRGVMVVLRELIYEAEDILADCQLQSNEDDPVSGGWLTCIYPSRLPFQYQTGKQLIEINEKISEIKRNISSYLGVSIINQPEGTIYDQMPRWSSHVYDHTQVVGLEGDTKKIKDWIFEADRGILAIGVVGMGGLGKTTIAQTIFNHREMEEHFERRMWVSVSQTFTEEEIMRSMLRNLGDASVGDDKGELLKKIKQYLLGKRYLIVMDDVWSLDVTWWDRIYEGLPKGNGSSIIITTRIEEVAQKMRVKEARVHRPKCLSTDDSWLLFRKIAFAPTGGICNYPELESVGEEIVEKCKGLPLAIKAVGGIMLCKEPKYSEWRRIAEHFSDELGESGNSVMASLQLSYDELPTYLKSCFLCLSIYPEDCIIGKDQLVHWWIGEGFFPLRNGRSAVEAAEDCFSGLTNRCLLEVVDKTYYGAMYNCKIHDMVRDLVIKIARESAFFNVDYLNCRHLGIKNSMVPKHFMDNQKLRALLSTTKTGEVNRLSPNVAKKFCESRYLRVMDLSRSIFETPLSGLLNHIGCLQHLTYLSISNTHPLVQLPASLEKLYNLQILDVSYCQNLKTLPSYIVTFKKLRVLDVSHCGSLEYLPKGLGRLSQLEVLLGFKPAKSSQIEGCRIGELRNLNALKKLGLQLSEGNEIENTEIDALVNLQELQHLSISCFDINDQDLPTKLDKLSPPRQLHELSLHFYMGKVSPTWLNPISLPMLRYLSISSGDLAQMNESFWGNDNNVWRIEGLMLENLSDLKEEWSMIQQVMPSLRILNASWCPELAAFPIDDIGFRGGVWKKEDYTSY
- the LOC107424659 gene encoding AAA-ATPase At2g18193 yields the protein MFSLKDIPTSPSALFAAYASFSASMMLIRSMVNDIVPYELRVYLSLALRSLFNPLSSDLTLLVDEYCSMTRNQVFDAAEVYLRTKISPSTDRLRVSQTPKQKSLTFSIDKGQEVTDTFQNIRIKWRFVCTEPDKNTHSREKRFFNITFKKKFKDVVMESYLPYVLVRAKAIKQEDKVLKLYNRDCPSLSKYCDDDYEGTWGSVNLEHPATFDTLAMEPELKKEIMEDLDRFVRRRDFYKKVGKAWKRGYLLYGPPGTGKSSLIAAMANYLKFDIYDLELTSIYSNSDLRRVLLSTTNRSILVIEDIDCSIEMQNRQDNDHFDASYSGLTLSGILNFIDGLWSSCGDERVIVFTTNHKDRLDPALLRPGRMDMHINMSYCTSNGFKILASNYLGVHGNQHHLCGEIESIVDSMEVTPAEIAEELMKNDDADVALTGLVNFLKRKKIEIDENKKAEESAKSGVEGEATEPQNQIAKRQKIDDNNVKRIERIVRNFRRPIVRGRRRSFQRFGFMRQKYLSY